A DNA window from Herpetosiphonaceae bacterium contains the following coding sequences:
- a CDS encoding GNAT family N-acetyltransferase codes for MPLFRRPFDRRHALARPAAPHDASVIGSLGYHAFRRYLTSSVDDVVELLPHEPTAVLEYEGKIVAVAQAGWRMSPNAWLRSVLIDGRVEAVSVLPLLIDQLHRLLPARAISSLYITLDEWSMPWLRTPLEKLGYKRIMDVLTYEKVGMDVPASGNQAVVVRRARPEDLQAVLRLDAICFATPWGKGEEILGPALISAPYFAVAEFSGEVIGYTYVTVHQAGVHAHLVRIAVSPAFQGRAVGVRLLADVVRFCHHRRIDLMTLNTQDYNVQAQRLYEWFGFRRTGEVQAVLGVEGLGQQRLGS; via the coding sequence ATGCCATTATTTCGTCGTCCATTCGATCGACGCCACGCATTGGCGCGACCCGCTGCTCCCCACGATGCGTCCGTGATCGGATCGCTGGGCTACCATGCTTTCCGCCGCTACCTGACCAGCTCGGTCGATGATGTCGTCGAGTTGCTGCCACACGAGCCGACCGCAGTGCTTGAGTACGAGGGTAAGATCGTTGCGGTGGCGCAGGCGGGCTGGCGCATGTCGCCGAACGCCTGGCTGCGTTCCGTGCTGATCGATGGGCGCGTCGAGGCGGTGTCGGTGCTTCCACTGTTGATCGACCAGTTGCACCGCTTGCTGCCCGCCCGCGCGATCTCGTCGTTGTATATCACCCTGGACGAATGGAGCATGCCCTGGCTGCGCACGCCGCTGGAAAAGCTTGGCTACAAGCGGATTATGGATGTGCTGACCTACGAAAAGGTGGGCATGGATGTGCCTGCTTCGGGGAATCAGGCGGTGGTGGTTCGCCGGGCACGTCCAGAGGATCTTCAGGCCGTACTGCGGCTGGATGCGATCTGTTTTGCTACGCCCTGGGGTAAAGGAGAGGAAATTTTAGGCCCTGCGCTGATCAGCGCGCCCTATTTTGCCGTGGCAGAGTTTAGCGGCGAGGTGATCGGCTATACCTACGTCACAGTCCATCAGGCGGGGGTCCACGCGCATCTCGTGCGCATCGCAGTATCGCCCGCTTTCCAGGGCCGCGCCGTCGGCGTGCGCTTGCTGGCCGATGTCGTACGCTTCTGCCATCATCGGCGGATTGACCTGATGACGCTTAATACGCAAGATTACAATGTACAGGCGCAACGGCTGTACGAGTGGTTTGGATTTCGTCGCACCGGCGAAGTCCAGGCTGTGCTGGGGGTCGAAGGACTCGGCCAGCAGCGGCTCGGCAGTTGA